A window from Pyrococcus kukulkanii encodes these proteins:
- a CDS encoding intein-containing RctB family protein, which produces MVVPLRRIDKIRWEIPKFDRRMRVPGRVYADEVLLEKMKKDRTLEQAANVAMLPGIYKYSIVMPDGHQGYGFPIGGVAAFDVREGVISPGGIGYDINCLSPGTKVLTEHGYWVRIEDMPSTFKLQGLKIYNIDEGHNDSSPAVFVAERKVEEDEVAVRIVTETGRTIEGSEDHPVLTPSGYVYMGNIREGDYIIVYPFEGVEFEKKEGVILSEDDFKDVDPQILKFLKERGLIPLRWNDPKVGILARVLGFAFGDGHLGYMGDRIYISFYGTEEAMNELKKDLEKLGINATLYVRKREYEIGKYRGTSKSAELRVTSRAFAVLLMKLGMPIGKKVEAEYSLPGWIKEAPLWIKRNFLAGLFGADGSVVEFKRYTPISINLTQSKVQDLRDNLEAFLSEVADLLREFGVNSMIYEVSSDKTVTMRLAIVEEDSIKNFLGRINYEYAPEKKVRGLLGYAYLVRKQLVKEERKEAARIAREVYGKTGSLKAAYEAVADKVNKRFVERVIYSGTEEVRVPQNFPTFEEFVREFGYEGGFVAERVVKVEKIKPTYDKFYDIGVYHEAHNFIANGAVVHNCGVRLIRTNLTEKEVRPKIKQLVDTLFKNVPSGVGSQGRIRLHWTEIDDVLVDGAKWAVDHGYGWERDLERLEEGGRMEGADPNAVSQRAKQRGAPQLGSLGSGNHFLEVQVVDKIFDPEIAKVYGLFEGQVVVMVHTGSRGLGHQVASDYLRIMERAIRKYGIPWPDRELVSVPFQSEEGQRYFSAMKAAANFAWANRQMITHWVRESFQEVFRQDPEGDLGMDIVYDVAHNIGKVEEHEVDGRRVKVIVHRKGATRAFPPGHEAVPKIYRDVGQPVLIPGSMGTASYVLAGTEGAMKEAFGSTCHGAGRVLSRKAATRQYRGDRIRNELLQKGIYVRAASMRVVAEEAPGAYKNVDNVVKVVSEAGIAKLVARLRPIGVAKG; this is translated from the coding sequence ATGGTTGTGCCATTGAGGAGAATTGATAAGATCAGATGGGAAATCCCAAAGTTTGATAGGAGGATGCGTGTTCCTGGAAGGGTTTATGCTGATGAGGTTCTCCTTGAGAAAATGAAGAAGGATAGGACACTTGAACAGGCAGCTAATGTTGCAATGCTTCCAGGCATATACAAGTATTCAATAGTCATGCCTGATGGTCATCAGGGTTATGGTTTCCCTATTGGAGGAGTTGCGGCTTTTGACGTCAGGGAAGGAGTAATAAGCCCCGGAGGCATAGGTTACGATATCAACTGCCTTTCCCCAGGAACTAAGGTTCTCACGGAACATGGCTACTGGGTAAGGATTGAGGACATGCCTTCAACATTCAAGCTTCAGGGGCTTAAGATATATAATATAGACGAGGGGCACAATGACAGCTCACCCGCGGTATTCGTGGCTGAGAGAAAAGTTGAGGAGGATGAAGTTGCAGTTAGGATAGTCACCGAGACCGGAAGAACGATAGAGGGTAGTGAAGACCATCCCGTGCTGACTCCCTCCGGCTATGTGTACATGGGCAACATAAGGGAGGGTGATTACATTATAGTGTATCCCTTTGAAGGAGTTGAATTCGAGAAGAAGGAAGGTGTTATACTGTCAGAGGACGACTTCAAGGACGTTGACCCCCAGATACTGAAGTTCCTTAAAGAGAGAGGATTAATCCCCCTCAGATGGAACGATCCAAAGGTTGGAATTTTGGCAAGGGTCCTGGGCTTTGCATTTGGTGATGGCCATTTAGGCTACATGGGTGACAGAATATACATCTCGTTCTATGGAACTGAAGAGGCAATGAATGAGCTCAAAAAAGACCTAGAGAAGCTGGGAATAAACGCCACCCTCTACGTGAGGAAGAGAGAGTATGAGATTGGAAAGTACAGAGGAACTTCTAAGTCCGCAGAGCTTAGGGTAACCTCTAGGGCATTCGCTGTACTCCTAATGAAGCTTGGAATGCCCATAGGGAAGAAGGTTGAGGCTGAATATTCTCTCCCAGGATGGATAAAAGAGGCTCCCCTGTGGATAAAGAGGAATTTCCTCGCAGGCCTCTTCGGCGCTGATGGTAGCGTTGTTGAGTTCAAGAGGTACACTCCAATCTCAATTAACCTGACCCAATCAAAGGTTCAAGATCTCAGAGATAACCTTGAGGCGTTTCTGAGTGAAGTTGCAGACCTTCTCAGGGAGTTCGGTGTTAACTCAATGATTTATGAAGTTTCTTCTGACAAAACCGTTACTATGAGACTTGCCATAGTTGAAGAGGACAGCATAAAGAACTTCCTTGGCAGGATAAACTATGAATATGCTCCAGAGAAGAAAGTAAGAGGTTTGCTTGGATATGCATACTTAGTTAGGAAGCAACTCGTAAAGGAGGAAAGAAAGGAGGCAGCAAGGATTGCACGTGAAGTCTATGGAAAGACAGGTAGCTTAAAGGCTGCTTATGAGGCTGTTGCTGATAAAGTCAACAAAAGATTTGTTGAGAGGGTAATATACTCGGGAACAGAAGAGGTTAGAGTTCCCCAGAACTTCCCAACGTTTGAGGAATTCGTCCGGGAGTTTGGCTATGAGGGAGGCTTTGTAGCTGAGAGGGTAGTTAAGGTCGAGAAGATAAAGCCCACGTACGACAAATTCTATGATATCGGGGTTTATCACGAGGCCCACAACTTCATAGCAAATGGTGCCGTTGTTCACAACTGCGGCGTCAGGTTGATTAGAACGAATTTAACGGAAAAGGAAGTGAGACCAAAGATAAAGCAGCTTGTAGATACTTTGTTTAAGAATGTTCCTTCTGGCGTTGGTAGTCAGGGTAGGATAAGGCTTCACTGGACGGAGATAGATGACGTTCTCGTGGACGGTGCAAAGTGGGCAGTTGATCACGGCTACGGATGGGAGAGGGACCTAGAAAGGCTCGAAGAAGGAGGGAGAATGGAAGGTGCCGATCCTAACGCGGTAAGCCAGAGGGCGAAGCAGAGAGGTGCTCCCCAGTTGGGTTCTCTTGGCTCAGGAAATCACTTCCTCGAAGTTCAAGTGGTGGACAAGATATTCGATCCAGAAATAGCCAAGGTTTACGGCCTCTTTGAGGGCCAAGTTGTGGTTATGGTTCACACGGGTTCGAGAGGTCTCGGGCACCAAGTTGCTAGTGATTACCTCAGAATAATGGAGAGGGCTATTAGGAAGTACGGAATACCATGGCCAGACAGGGAACTCGTCAGTGTTCCATTCCAGAGCGAAGAGGGGCAGAGGTACTTCTCCGCAATGAAAGCGGCAGCAAACTTCGCCTGGGCTAACAGGCAGATGATAACCCACTGGGTCAGGGAGAGCTTCCAGGAAGTCTTTAGGCAAGACCCTGAGGGAGATCTTGGAATGGACATAGTCTATGACGTTGCCCACAACATAGGTAAGGTTGAGGAGCACGAGGTTGATGGCAGGAGAGTTAAGGTTATAGTTCACAGGAAGGGTGCAACTAGGGCATTCCCGCCAGGGCACGAGGCCGTTCCGAAGATTTACAGGGATGTTGGCCAGCCGGTCCTTATCCCAGGATCAATGGGTACCGCGAGCTACGTCTTGGCGGGAACTGAGGGTGCAATGAAGGAGGCCTTCGGCTCAACATGCCACGGTGCAGGAAGGGTGCTCAGTAGAAAGGCCGCGACAAGGCAGTACAGGGGGGACAGGATAAGGAACGAGCTACTTCAGAAGGGAATTTACGTAAGGGCCGCTTCAATGAGGGTGGTTGCAGAAGAAGCTCCGGGAGCGTACAAGAACGTTGACAATGTTGTCAAAGTTGTAAGTGAGGCAGGGATAGCAAAGCTCGTCGCTAGATTAAGGCCTATAGGAGTTGCTAAGGGCTGA
- the minD gene encoding cell division ATPase MinD codes for MEGRSIVFASGKGGTGKTTTVANIGVALAQFGKEVILIDADITMANLSLILGMEDIPITLHDVLAGEAELKDAIYEGPAGVKVIPGGLSLEKVKKARPEKLRELIREIGQMGDFILIDAPAGLELTSVTALLIGKELIIVTNPEIAAITDSLKTKLVAEKLGTLPLGAILNRVTSEKTELSKEEIEALLEVPVMGIVPEDPEVKRASAYGVPLVIKNPTSPAAIAYKQIAAKLAGIRWKPPEPESPVKRIFKALFGGRRR; via the coding sequence GTGGAAGGCCGCTCAATAGTTTTTGCATCAGGGAAGGGAGGTACAGGTAAAACCACAACTGTCGCTAATATTGGTGTTGCCCTAGCTCAATTTGGAAAAGAAGTTATACTTATTGATGCAGATATAACAATGGCAAATCTAAGCCTCATTCTTGGAATGGAAGATATACCAATAACTCTTCATGATGTTTTAGCTGGTGAAGCTGAACTAAAAGATGCTATATATGAGGGGCCTGCAGGAGTGAAGGTAATCCCAGGAGGTCTTAGCTTAGAAAAAGTAAAGAAAGCAAGGCCCGAAAAGCTAAGGGAACTAATTAGGGAAATAGGACAGATGGGAGATTTCATACTAATCGATGCTCCCGCGGGACTTGAATTGACATCTGTAACTGCACTGCTCATAGGGAAAGAACTCATTATAGTTACTAACCCAGAGATAGCCGCTATTACTGATTCCCTTAAGACTAAACTTGTTGCAGAAAAATTAGGAACGTTACCATTAGGAGCTATCCTAAACAGGGTTACAAGTGAGAAAACGGAACTAAGTAAAGAAGAAATTGAAGCTTTACTTGAGGTTCCTGTAATGGGCATAGTTCCCGAGGATCCAGAAGTCAAGAGGGCATCGGCATACGGTGTCCCATTAGTGATAAAGAATCCCACAAGTCCAGCAGCAATAGCATATAAGCAAATAGCAGCGAAGTTAGCTGGTATAAGATGGAAGCCCCCAGAGCCAGAAAGCCCAGTTAAAAGAATCTTTAAGGCTCTGTTTGGGGGGAGGAGAAGATGA
- a CDS encoding pyruvoyl-dependent arginine decarboxylase, whose amino-acid sequence MSWTTPKKAIMLSAVAEGGTKLNAFDNALLKMGIGNVNLVKLSSVIPAHIEWLDELPKNIPIGMLLPTVYAHIESDEPGSTISAALGVGISEGNEGGLIYEYAGYCTKKEAEEMVKKMVEEGFRVRGWKLKEFKVVSAEITVKDKPAAAVAAVIMFPY is encoded by the coding sequence ATGAGCTGGACAACTCCCAAGAAGGCCATAATGCTTTCAGCAGTTGCTGAGGGAGGGACGAAGCTCAACGCTTTTGACAATGCCCTCCTTAAAATGGGAATTGGGAACGTTAACTTGGTTAAGCTCAGTAGCGTTATTCCCGCCCACATAGAATGGCTCGATGAGTTACCGAAGAATATCCCGATAGGAATGCTCCTCCCAACGGTTTACGCTCACATAGAGAGTGATGAACCGGGTTCAACGATAAGTGCGGCACTAGGCGTTGGCATAAGCGAGGGTAATGAAGGAGGACTAATTTACGAGTACGCTGGCTACTGCACGAAGAAAGAGGCTGAAGAGATGGTAAAGAAGATGGTTGAAGAGGGATTTAGGGTGAGGGGGTGGAAGCTCAAAGAATTCAAAGTTGTTTCAGCGGAAATAACGGTTAAAGATAAGCCAGCTGCCGCAGTTGCCGCTGTTATAATGTTCCCCTACTGA
- a CDS encoding DUF2095 family protein, with product MGEKKKPIDELPWQEYEIEEFKEKFPALAKELEGSEGVGISGIRLDEYQVLLEEEEDKIDFSGYNPTIIDFLRRCETDEEALEIINWMEKQGEITPEMAKQLRVTLVHKGVRAFGPKKEWGWYERHGKH from the coding sequence ATGGGGGAAAAGAAAAAACCAATTGATGAACTTCCTTGGCAGGAGTACGAGATTGAAGAGTTCAAGGAAAAGTTTCCCGCGTTAGCTAAGGAGCTTGAGGGGAGTGAAGGTGTGGGAATATCTGGAATAAGGCTTGATGAGTATCAAGTATTACTAGAAGAGGAAGAAGACAAGATAGATTTTTCGGGGTACAATCCAACGATAATAGACTTTCTCAGGAGATGTGAAACTGATGAAGAGGCCCTAGAAATAATAAACTGGATGGAAAAGCAAGGGGAAATAACTCCAGAGATGGCGAAGCAACTTAGGGTAACTTTAGTTCATAAAGGAGTAAGGGCTTTTGGGCCTAAAAAAGAGTGGGGTTGGTACGAGAGGCATGGAAAACACTAA
- a CDS encoding DUF402 domain-containing protein, with translation MRIHLIYRRFPNRVLERYDELVADLGSVVIGRSKFEGMLAPLRVNGIEVIRNGYEMLYFAFPGKDFDILKVYSEEGEFVGLYVDVLDYTKWDGETLEMLDLFLDIFIFPSGEAFLLDEDEIEMALNYGIISREKFLKAYRTANRILREIKSGEFPPRIVWEYSL, from the coding sequence ATGAGAATACACCTAATATATCGCCGCTTCCCCAACAGGGTTCTTGAGAGATATGATGAGCTAGTTGCTGACTTAGGTAGTGTAGTTATTGGCAGATCAAAGTTCGAAGGCATGCTCGCTCCTTTGAGAGTCAATGGTATCGAAGTTATAAGGAACGGCTACGAAATGCTGTACTTTGCTTTTCCTGGGAAGGACTTTGACATTCTGAAGGTGTACAGTGAAGAGGGAGAGTTCGTTGGGCTTTACGTTGATGTACTGGACTACACGAAATGGGATGGAGAGACCTTGGAGATGCTTGATCTTTTCCTTGATATCTTCATATTCCCATCTGGTGAGGCCTTTCTCTTGGATGAGGATGAAATTGAGATGGCTTTAAATTATGGGATTATCTCTCGGGAGAAGTTCCTTAAGGCCTATAGAACCGCCAACAGGATCCTTAGGGAAATAAAAAGCGGGGAGTTTCCTCCCAGGATAGTTTGGGAGTACTCACTCTAG
- a CDS encoding DUF356 domain-containing protein: MLNTIVLIRTDNFDKALTALADLVRYGGMKIRGTPRIIPPALSDWAFEQIVGEKPRKKVKAHVVAQIDLPASKAIGRIREIHPPAHIIVIPVGTHVHKEILRMWGSFKELRGFHPPKEVKRSENIDVEFENLE; this comes from the coding sequence ATGCTAAACACGATAGTTTTGATAAGAACGGACAACTTTGACAAAGCACTAACTGCATTGGCGGATCTTGTAAGGTACGGAGGGATGAAGATAAGAGGAACCCCCAGGATAATTCCCCCTGCACTTTCAGATTGGGCCTTTGAGCAGATCGTTGGAGAAAAGCCTAGAAAGAAAGTTAAAGCCCATGTCGTCGCCCAGATAGACCTTCCAGCGTCGAAGGCAATAGGAAGGATAAGGGAGATACATCCTCCAGCTCATATAATTGTCATTCCTGTGGGAACCCACGTTCACAAGGAAATACTGAGGATGTGGGGAAGTTTTAAGGAGCTGAGGGGCTTCCATCCGCCAAAAGAAGTTAAAAGGTCAGAAAACATTGATGTTGAGTTTGAGAACCTAGAGTGA
- a CDS encoding MBL fold metallo-hydrolase, translating to MIVYFIGTGGSEGIPVHLCNCPTCSEARKFGFAQRKPSTIAVIGENGEVILFDVGTDIREHLNAPLNAIFLTHWHHDHIYGLYKLRWTAMETKLYAPRGHADALILNDPKNLKPEIIEPWEEIRIGRISVTALKLNHQIETFGYYIEEDGKGIALLYDTKGLPQETWEFLAEKAPIRLAIVDATYPPGFEDPYHNNVDEAANIGTRLAERTILSHISHKNLPFLQLVRYVKGRWGNKVLVAYDGMVFYC from the coding sequence ATGATAGTGTACTTCATCGGAACCGGGGGGAGTGAAGGAATTCCAGTTCACCTCTGCAACTGTCCTACATGTTCTGAGGCTAGAAAATTTGGCTTCGCTCAGAGGAAGCCCTCAACCATAGCAGTTATTGGAGAGAATGGAGAAGTAATTTTGTTCGATGTTGGAACGGACATAAGAGAGCACCTCAATGCACCTCTTAATGCAATCTTCCTGACCCACTGGCACCACGACCACATCTATGGGCTCTACAAGCTCAGGTGGACGGCAATGGAAACTAAGCTGTACGCCCCCAGGGGACATGCGGATGCCCTGATCCTTAACGACCCTAAGAATTTAAAGCCCGAGATAATTGAGCCATGGGAAGAGATAAGGATCGGGAGGATAAGCGTTACTGCACTAAAGCTCAACCACCAGATAGAGACGTTTGGCTACTACATAGAAGAGGACGGAAAAGGAATAGCGTTGCTCTACGATACAAAAGGACTGCCCCAGGAAACCTGGGAGTTCCTAGCTGAGAAAGCACCAATTAGACTGGCGATAGTTGATGCCACTTATCCCCCGGGCTTTGAGGATCCGTACCACAATAACGTCGATGAGGCCGCCAATATTGGGACTAGACTAGCTGAAAGGACAATTCTAAGCCACATCTCCCACAAGAACCTGCCCTTCCTTCAGCTAGTCAGGTACGTGAAGGGGAGGTGGGGCAATAAGGTTCTGGTTGCCTACGATGGAATGGTCTTTTACTGTTGA
- a CDS encoding inositol-3-phosphate synthase, whose product MVRVAIIGQGYVASIFAVGLERIKAGELGYYGVPLANELPIKVEDIQIVVSYDVDKTKIGLPLSEIVQRYWKGNVPEGLQEIYVRKGVHLRSLRNLPIEATGLEDEMTLKEAVEHLVEEWKRYKVEVFLNVPTTEAFVPFGKLDELEKAIKENNKDRLTATQVYAYAAAQYAKEVGGAAFVNAIPTLIANDPAFVELAKESNLVIFGDDGATGATPLTADILGHLAQRNRHVLDIAQFNIGGNTDFLALTDKERNKSKEYTKSSVVEDILGYDAPHFIKPTGYLEPLGDKKFIAMHIEYISFNGAHDELIITGRINDSPALAGLLVDLARLGKMAVERKAFGTVYEVNAFYMKNPGPREAKNIPRIIAYEKLRQWAGLPPRYL is encoded by the coding sequence ATGGTGAGGGTTGCTATTATAGGCCAGGGATACGTTGCAAGCATTTTTGCCGTGGGACTCGAGAGGATAAAGGCGGGAGAACTCGGCTATTATGGAGTTCCATTGGCCAATGAGCTACCAATAAAGGTCGAGGATATACAGATTGTAGTCTCGTACGATGTTGACAAGACAAAGATCGGTTTACCACTTTCAGAGATCGTGCAGAGGTACTGGAAGGGCAACGTTCCAGAGGGTCTCCAGGAGATCTACGTGAGGAAGGGAGTCCACCTTAGGAGCCTAAGGAACCTGCCAATAGAGGCAACTGGACTAGAGGATGAGATGACGCTAAAGGAGGCAGTGGAGCACTTGGTTGAGGAGTGGAAGAGGTACAAGGTAGAAGTCTTCCTTAACGTCCCCACCACAGAGGCCTTCGTTCCATTCGGAAAGCTTGATGAGCTTGAGAAAGCGATAAAGGAGAACAACAAGGACAGGCTAACCGCAACCCAGGTTTACGCCTACGCCGCAGCCCAGTACGCTAAGGAAGTTGGAGGGGCTGCATTCGTCAACGCTATACCAACCCTAATAGCCAACGATCCAGCTTTCGTTGAGCTCGCAAAGGAGAGCAACCTCGTTATCTTCGGTGACGATGGAGCTACTGGAGCAACTCCACTAACGGCAGACATACTTGGCCACCTAGCCCAGAGGAACAGGCACGTCCTCGACATAGCCCAGTTCAACATTGGAGGTAACACGGACTTCCTTGCACTAACCGATAAGGAGAGGAACAAGAGCAAGGAGTATACAAAGTCAAGCGTAGTTGAGGACATCCTAGGTTACGACGCGCCACACTTCATCAAGCCCACAGGGTACCTCGAACCATTGGGAGACAAGAAGTTCATAGCAATGCACATCGAGTACATAAGCTTCAACGGAGCCCACGATGAATTAATAATCACCGGAAGAATCAACGATAGCCCAGCACTTGCAGGGTTACTCGTTGACCTTGCAAGACTCGGTAAGATGGCCGTTGAGAGAAAGGCCTTTGGAACGGTCTACGAGGTCAACGCATTCTACATGAAGAACCCAGGACCAAGAGAGGCAAAGAACATACCGAGGATAATAGCCTACGAGAAGCTCAGGCAGTGGGCTGGCCTACCTCCAAGGTACCTCTGA
- a CDS encoding 7-cyano-7-deazaguanine synthase, with product MLDDVVREIRKFGEKTRIIEKKIVVMFSGGKDSSLTLYILKEAGFKVSALTFFHKWSWPEVLRWGMKFTKKLGVEHYLIDITDGLLKDAVGRKGPICVHCKKVMLKNAKWFALNNGFSYIAKGDNANDKIVGTLLDQCPGDIRLCEIPKIGIPIFRPLIRYKASEVEKLTEEAGIKPYRMYEHGRRKQWREGCPLQYIDEDKRITEKLMDLAFKVNYKVSKIARKHKVRVSVRVPSFEVMCWNCTEEVLSEVKKVIENFSRGTL from the coding sequence ATGCTTGATGATGTCGTAAGAGAGATAAGAAAATTCGGAGAGAAAACAAGAATTATTGAAAAGAAGATAGTTGTCATGTTCTCAGGAGGTAAAGACTCAAGCTTAACCCTGTACATATTAAAAGAAGCTGGATTCAAAGTTTCTGCTCTAACGTTCTTCCACAAATGGAGCTGGCCCGAGGTTTTGAGATGGGGAATGAAGTTCACAAAGAAGCTTGGAGTTGAGCACTACCTCATAGACATAACCGATGGCCTTCTCAAAGACGCTGTTGGGAGGAAGGGACCGATATGCGTGCACTGCAAAAAGGTCATGCTGAAGAACGCTAAATGGTTCGCTCTAAATAACGGCTTTTCTTACATAGCGAAGGGGGACAATGCCAACGACAAAATAGTGGGAACACTACTCGACCAATGCCCTGGGGACATTCGATTGTGCGAAATTCCAAAGATAGGAATACCGATTTTCAGGCCTCTAATCAGATATAAAGCCTCAGAAGTTGAAAAGCTGACTGAGGAAGCTGGGATTAAGCCCTACAGGATGTACGAGCATGGAAGGAGGAAACAGTGGAGGGAGGGATGTCCTCTACAGTACATAGATGAGGACAAAAGGATTACGGAGAAACTCATGGATCTCGCATTCAAGGTAAACTATAAGGTAAGCAAAATAGCCAGGAAACACAAGGTGAGGGTAAGTGTGAGGGTGCCGAGCTTTGAGGTAATGTGCTGGAACTGCACGGAGGAAGTTCTTAGCGAAGTTAAAAAGGTTATAGAAAATTTCAGTAGGGGAACATTATAA
- a CDS encoding DUF2103 domain-containing protein: MPKYFKRGVKREHHFLKGLEKPLEEIAKIPGVKKVIPGRIYSSDSRGFEIKVSRETYSGLKLVAKSNGSVQDVFLVVDKKDRERVRREIERLMEEWRKV; this comes from the coding sequence ATGCCCAAGTACTTCAAGAGGGGTGTGAAGAGGGAGCATCACTTCTTGAAAGGGTTGGAGAAGCCTTTAGAGGAGATAGCTAAGATCCCTGGGGTTAAGAAAGTCATCCCTGGGAGGATATACTCTTCTGACTCGCGAGGTTTTGAGATAAAGGTTTCAAGGGAGACTTATTCTGGCCTAAAGCTTGTAGCGAAAAGCAATGGGAGCGTTCAGGATGTATTTCTGGTAGTTGACAAAAAGGACAGGGAGAGGGTTAGGAGGGAAATTGAGAGGTTAATGGAAGAATGGAGGAAAGTTTAA
- a CDS encoding ribonuclease P protein component 4: MPKRDWEKREKKRIALERIDTLFTLAERVFSYSPELAKRYVELALSVQQKAKVKIPRKWKRRYCKKCHAFLVPGVNARVRLRTKRMPHVVITCLECGHIMRYPYLREIKEKRRK, encoded by the coding sequence TTGCCTAAGAGAGACTGGGAAAAGAGGGAGAAGAAGAGGATTGCTCTTGAAAGAATTGATACCCTTTTTACCCTAGCTGAAAGGGTTTTCTCTTATTCTCCTGAACTTGCAAAAAGGTATGTTGAACTCGCACTTAGCGTACAGCAGAAGGCAAAAGTTAAGATTCCTCGAAAGTGGAAGAGAAGGTACTGCAAAAAATGCCATGCTTTTCTAGTTCCTGGGGTGAATGCTCGAGTAAGACTTAGAACTAAAAGAATGCCTCATGTTGTAATTACCTGCCTTGAGTGCGGCCATATAATGAGGTACCCGTATCTGAGGGAAATTAAAGAGAAAAGAAGGAAATAA